Proteins from a single region of Apium graveolens cultivar Ventura chromosome 7, ASM990537v1, whole genome shotgun sequence:
- the LOC141672182 gene encoding uncharacterized protein LOC141672182 isoform X2, translating to MGAADHDREDEEARENHHLHHLKEEDDDDDEEEDVERGFERNVNHGDHHQHQQQQQQQHHHHQHQQNNNVPPPREPQMSRMQRLSATNPLRLVLNKGTRVPNANARAPPPKPPTRLPNLNPSHPPPNFPHHPPPHFSQPPPHFPHPPPSLHHPTPSPSVSVPRSTPTPQSVISLNSRRYTNRISLFIFLVHLVAAIALVFFLVYKGVEGLVKAGDTRRKEKRLLQFFLPQAVAISFLSITLAFMWQFTVRMWPKIMVYIILWSSFLLTLSAGILLICFQKPPTDGVGVALIMFSICNGLYSCWVTPRINFCCKVLIKSLEPVSKFHDLNEPTYWMLGAGFIWMLVWMFAIIGSLNFYFTPLVIIALVLSLAWTTEVMRNVANQTVSRVIALYYLRGMQSNTQFCFQRALSKNLGSACLGSLFVPAIEFLRIIARALNLIEGEDEFMFSCAHCCLNVMETIFSYGNGWAYVQIAAYGKGFVQASQDTWELFKKLDMECVVDSDITSAICFLSGTCSGSICVIVVSAWTWSVHKGFTATLSLLAFFIGYLMTRIAMALPHACVSCYYVCYAENPKNLLFDKTIPERIQMLHDGRDFSVPTPRVPRRFTT from the exons ATGGGTGCTGCAGACCAT GATAGAGAGGATGAAGAAGCAAGGGAGAATCACCATCTTCATCATTTAAAGGAggaggatgatgatgatgatgaagaagaagatgTAGAGAGAGGATTTGAAAGAAATGTGAATCATGGGGATCATCATCAGCATcaacagcaacagcaacagcagcatCATCATCACCAGCATCAACAGAACAACAATGTTCCACCACCAAGAGAACCGCAGATGTCAAGAATGCAGAGATTGAGTGCTACTAATCCTTTACGACTTGTGCTTAATAAAGGCACTAGAGTTCCTAACGCAAATGCTAGAGCCCCTCCTCCTAAACCTCCTACTAGACTGCCTAATCTTAATCCTTCTCACCCTCCTCCTAATTTTCCTCATCATCCTCCTCCTCATTTTTCACAGCCTCCTCCTCATTTTCCTCATCCTCCTCCTTCTCTTCACCACCCCACTCCCTCCCCTTCTGTTTCTGTTCCTCGCTCCACTCCAACACCTCAG TCTGTGATATCATTGAATTCAAGAAGATACACAAACAGAATATCTCTATTTATATTCTTGGTGCATCTGGTTGCAGCAATTGCACTAGTGTTCTTTCTTGTGTACAAGGGTGTTGAAGGGCTAGTTAAAGCAGGGGATACAAGAAGAAAAGAGAAGAGGCTCTTGCAGTTTTTTCTGCCACAGGCTGTAGCTATCTCTTTTCTTAGCATTACTCTTGCGTTCATGTGGCAATTTACTGTCAGAATGTGGCCTAAAATTATGGTTTATATTATACTGTGGAGCTCTTTTCTGTTGACTCTCTCTGCCGGAATTTTATTAATTTGCTTCCAGAAGCCCCCCACAGATGGTGTTGGAGTAGCCCTTATTATGTTTTCCATTTGTAATGGTTTGTATTCTTGTTGGGTTACTCCAAGAATTAATTTCTGCTGTAAAGTCCTGATTAAATCCCTTGAACCGGTGTCAAAGTTCCATGATTTGAATGAGCCTACTTACTGGATGCTTGGGGCTGGATTTATCTGGATGTTAGTGTGGATGTTTGCCATAATCGGGTCACTGAATTTCTACTTTACACCATTGGTCATAATTGCATTGGTGCTGAGCTTGGCCTGGACAACTGAAGTTATGAGGAATGTTGCTAATCAAACAGTTAGTAGAGTGATTGCTCTGTATTACCTCAGAGGAATGCAATCCAATACTCAGTTTTGCTTCCAAAGGGCTTTATCCAAAAATTTGGGAAGTGCTTGTCTTGGTTCCCTTTTTGTGCCTGCCATTGAATTTTTGAGAATTATTGCTCGAGCTCTGAATTTAATAGAGGGTGAAGATGAATTCATGTTCTCATGTGCTCACTGTTGTCTAAATGTTATGGAAACCATCTTTTCTTATGGCAACGGCTGGGCTTATGTGCAG ATAGCCGCCTATGGGAAAGGATTTGTGCAGGCCTCGCAAGACACTTGGGAGCTCTTCAAGAAGCTAGATATGGAATGCGTTGTGGATTCTGATATCACCAGCGCAATCTGCTTCCTCTCTGGAACCTGTAGTGGCTCCATATGTGTTATTGTTGTGTCTGCTTGGACATGGTCGGTACACAAAGGCTTCACAGCTACCCTCTCTCTTCTTGCCTTCTTCATTGGTTATTTAATG ACTAGAATTGCCATGGCATTGCCTCACGCCTGTGTCAGCTGCTACTACGTTTGCTATGCTGAGAATCCGAAAAACCTGCTATTCGACAAAACCATACCGGAACGGATCCAAATGCTTCACGATGGGCGTGATTTTTCTGTGCCAACACCTCGAGTCCCCCGGAGATTCACAACTTAG
- the LOC141672182 gene encoding uncharacterized protein LOC141672182 isoform X1 yields MGAADHDREDEEARENHHLHHLKEEDDDDDEEEDVERGFERNVNHGDHHQHQQQQQQQHHHHQHQQNNNVPPPREPQMSRMQRLSATNPLRLVLNKGTRVPNANARAPPPKPPTRLPNLNPSHPPPNFPHHPPPHFSQPPPHFPHPPPSLHHPTPSPSVSVPRSTPTPQQSVISLNSRRYTNRISLFIFLVHLVAAIALVFFLVYKGVEGLVKAGDTRRKEKRLLQFFLPQAVAISFLSITLAFMWQFTVRMWPKIMVYIILWSSFLLTLSAGILLICFQKPPTDGVGVALIMFSICNGLYSCWVTPRINFCCKVLIKSLEPVSKFHDLNEPTYWMLGAGFIWMLVWMFAIIGSLNFYFTPLVIIALVLSLAWTTEVMRNVANQTVSRVIALYYLRGMQSNTQFCFQRALSKNLGSACLGSLFVPAIEFLRIIARALNLIEGEDEFMFSCAHCCLNVMETIFSYGNGWAYVQIAAYGKGFVQASQDTWELFKKLDMECVVDSDITSAICFLSGTCSGSICVIVVSAWTWSVHKGFTATLSLLAFFIGYLMTRIAMALPHACVSCYYVCYAENPKNLLFDKTIPERIQMLHDGRDFSVPTPRVPRRFTT; encoded by the exons ATGGGTGCTGCAGACCAT GATAGAGAGGATGAAGAAGCAAGGGAGAATCACCATCTTCATCATTTAAAGGAggaggatgatgatgatgatgaagaagaagatgTAGAGAGAGGATTTGAAAGAAATGTGAATCATGGGGATCATCATCAGCATcaacagcaacagcaacagcagcatCATCATCACCAGCATCAACAGAACAACAATGTTCCACCACCAAGAGAACCGCAGATGTCAAGAATGCAGAGATTGAGTGCTACTAATCCTTTACGACTTGTGCTTAATAAAGGCACTAGAGTTCCTAACGCAAATGCTAGAGCCCCTCCTCCTAAACCTCCTACTAGACTGCCTAATCTTAATCCTTCTCACCCTCCTCCTAATTTTCCTCATCATCCTCCTCCTCATTTTTCACAGCCTCCTCCTCATTTTCCTCATCCTCCTCCTTCTCTTCACCACCCCACTCCCTCCCCTTCTGTTTCTGTTCCTCGCTCCACTCCAACACCTCAG CAGTCTGTGATATCATTGAATTCAAGAAGATACACAAACAGAATATCTCTATTTATATTCTTGGTGCATCTGGTTGCAGCAATTGCACTAGTGTTCTTTCTTGTGTACAAGGGTGTTGAAGGGCTAGTTAAAGCAGGGGATACAAGAAGAAAAGAGAAGAGGCTCTTGCAGTTTTTTCTGCCACAGGCTGTAGCTATCTCTTTTCTTAGCATTACTCTTGCGTTCATGTGGCAATTTACTGTCAGAATGTGGCCTAAAATTATGGTTTATATTATACTGTGGAGCTCTTTTCTGTTGACTCTCTCTGCCGGAATTTTATTAATTTGCTTCCAGAAGCCCCCCACAGATGGTGTTGGAGTAGCCCTTATTATGTTTTCCATTTGTAATGGTTTGTATTCTTGTTGGGTTACTCCAAGAATTAATTTCTGCTGTAAAGTCCTGATTAAATCCCTTGAACCGGTGTCAAAGTTCCATGATTTGAATGAGCCTACTTACTGGATGCTTGGGGCTGGATTTATCTGGATGTTAGTGTGGATGTTTGCCATAATCGGGTCACTGAATTTCTACTTTACACCATTGGTCATAATTGCATTGGTGCTGAGCTTGGCCTGGACAACTGAAGTTATGAGGAATGTTGCTAATCAAACAGTTAGTAGAGTGATTGCTCTGTATTACCTCAGAGGAATGCAATCCAATACTCAGTTTTGCTTCCAAAGGGCTTTATCCAAAAATTTGGGAAGTGCTTGTCTTGGTTCCCTTTTTGTGCCTGCCATTGAATTTTTGAGAATTATTGCTCGAGCTCTGAATTTAATAGAGGGTGAAGATGAATTCATGTTCTCATGTGCTCACTGTTGTCTAAATGTTATGGAAACCATCTTTTCTTATGGCAACGGCTGGGCTTATGTGCAG ATAGCCGCCTATGGGAAAGGATTTGTGCAGGCCTCGCAAGACACTTGGGAGCTCTTCAAGAAGCTAGATATGGAATGCGTTGTGGATTCTGATATCACCAGCGCAATCTGCTTCCTCTCTGGAACCTGTAGTGGCTCCATATGTGTTATTGTTGTGTCTGCTTGGACATGGTCGGTACACAAAGGCTTCACAGCTACCCTCTCTCTTCTTGCCTTCTTCATTGGTTATTTAATG ACTAGAATTGCCATGGCATTGCCTCACGCCTGTGTCAGCTGCTACTACGTTTGCTATGCTGAGAATCCGAAAAACCTGCTATTCGACAAAACCATACCGGAACGGATCCAAATGCTTCACGATGGGCGTGATTTTTCTGTGCCAACACCTCGAGTCCCCCGGAGATTCACAACTTAG